One Misgurnus anguillicaudatus chromosome 22, ASM2758022v2, whole genome shotgun sequence DNA segment encodes these proteins:
- the tm2d2 gene encoding TM2 domain-containing protein 2 — MIMPQISVNYILLCGQFCLLFTVLLLQCLGGIHSQNSTEPPGNRVTTSKSVILPEGNVTESVIPTEPSNHTDQYEYNPTSPVVLCRYLPEEFIFCQDPVDHGGNVSAFQELGYGCVKFGGQAYKDVNHTQVLCTALDGIECAGPREFLRGNEPCIKYTGHYFITTLLYSFFLGCFGVDRFCLGHTGTAVGKLLTLGGLGIWWFVDLILLITGGLTPSDSSNWCTFY; from the exons ATGATCATGCCTCAGATATCAgtcaattacattttattatgcGGACAGTTCTGCCTGCTTTTTACAGTGCTGCTTTTACAATGCCTGGGTGGAATTCATTCTCAAAATTCAACCGAGCCACCCGGAAACAGAGTGACGACCAGTAAATCGGTTATTTTACCTGAAGGTAATGTGACGGAGAGCGTTATACCTACTGAACCATCCAATCATACGGATCAGTATGAATACAACCCAACATCTCCGGTGGTGCTTTGTCGATATCT ACCAGAAGAATTTATATTCTGTCAAGATCCTGTTGATCATGGTGGTAATGTCTCAGCCTTTCAGGAACTGGGCTATGGGTGTGTGAAG TTTGGAGGTCAAGCGTACAAAGATGTGAATCATACCCAAGTCTTATGCACCGCATTGGATGGCATAGAGTGTGCCGGACCCAGGGAGTTTCTCAGAGGCAATGAGCCATGTATTAA ATATACGGGACACTACTTCATCACCACTCTACTGTATTCATTTTTCCTGGGATGTTTTGGTGTCGATCGGTTCTGTCTTGGACACACTGGGACTGCAGTAGGAAAGCTGCTTACCCTGGGTGGACTTGGCATCTGGTGGTTTGTGGATCTCATTCTCCTGATAACAGGTGGACTGACTCCCAGTGACAGCAGTAACTGGTGCACTTTCTATTGA
- the tbx3b gene encoding uncharacterized protein tbx3b isoform X2, translated as MAYHHFIPASPSDFTTGPMLGQQPRFFPVEYGKQQFENVIHNSIRLSLKESASPAHLTVETRDPDQAPEDDPVVQLEGKDLWGQFHKSGTEMVITKSGRRMFPPFKVRCSGFDRKARYILLMDIVAADDYRYKFHNSRWMVAGKADPEMPKRMYIHPDSPATGEQWMSKSVTFHKLKLTNNISDKHGFITQLKIDNNPFAKGFRDTGNGRREKRKQTLHQRCEEVEAKKANVSTDYLNSSDYLIQEANVVTSTSTDMNESNITGYGDEKDINGDTKSISQDDQNSREISTTVQDPKDESKEEEMQNIKNTEVNSNEKHGEVDAELSDKRNAEQHKFAVDVTNASQKGPIARHHYVPTPGLIHSLRVPPHFLSNVCQFNYVGTVPLLASEATGPWLPRRLNGEEGQGYISAASSSQQGFIGRPDLPPGFQQHRTTSQGVLVSAHGSILSYPQNYITPAGTSSVVSYQVHHPHFLNVSYGPRCRPSPLPVWMHGRKRSQTSVLISDCKTGHVGVTTSGSVVGSKLDNDQNTCQDL; from the exons ATGGCTTATCACCACTTTATACCGGCCAGTCCATCAGACTTCACAACTGGTCCCATGCTTGGACAGCAGCCTCGTTTTTTTCCGGTTGAATACGGGAAACAGCAGTTTGAGAACGTGATTCATAATTCCATTCGTTTGTCACTTAAAGAATCCGCGTCTCCTGCGCACCTGACTGTGGAGACGAGAGATCCCGACCAGGCACCTGAAGATGACCCCGTGGTGCAGCTGGAAGGCAAGGACCTGTGGGGGCAGTTTCACAAAAGCGGCACGGAGATGGTCATAACAAAGTCTGGAAG GCGAATGTTTCCTCCATTTAAAGTGCGCTGCAGCGGCTTTGACAGGAAGGCGAGGTACATCCTGCTAATGGATATAGTTGCGGCTGACGACTACAGATACAAGTTTCATAACTCCCGATGGATGGTGGCTGGAAAGGCCGACCCAGAAATGCCAAAACGAATGTACATCCATCCAGACAGCCCTGCTACTGGGGAACAGTGGATGTCCAAATCTGTGACCTTTCATAAACTGAAACTGACGAACAACATATCCGACAAACATGGATTT ataACTCAGCTGAAAATCGATAATAATCCGTTTGCAAAGGGATTCCGTGATACTGGAAATGGAAGACGTGAAAAAAG gaAGCAGACATTGCATCAAAGATGTGAAGAAGTGGAAGCGAAAAAAGCCAATGTGTCCACAGACTACCTAAATTCATCCGATTATTTAATTCAAGAAGCAAATGTTGTAACATCAACCTCAACAG ATATGAATGAGAGTAACATTACTGGATATGGGGATGAGAAAGATATAAATGGAGATACAAAGTCAATTTCCCAAGATGACCAAAATTCCAGAGAAATTTCTACAACAGTGCAAGATCCAAAGGATGAATCAAAGGAGGAAGAgatgcaaaatattaaaaacacagaagTCAACAGCAATGAGAAACATGGTGAGGTGGATGCTGAACTCTCGGATAAAAGAAATGCAGAGCAGCACAAGTTTGCAGTGGATGTGACTAATGCTTCTCAGAAGGGTCCGATTGCTCGGCACCATTACGTGCCCACACCTGGCCTAATTCATTCTTTGCGTGTTCCACCACATTTTTTGTCAAATGTATGCCAGTTTAATTATGTTGGGACTGTACCACTTTTGGCATCTGAAGCAACTGGTCCATGGTTACCAAGAAGGTTAAATGGAGAGGAGGGTCAAGGTTACATATCTGCTGCTTCATCCTCACAACAAGGATTCATTGGTAGGCCAGATTTACCACCTGGCTTCCAGCAACACAGGACAACCTCTCAG GGTGTGCTTGTCTCAGCACATGGGAGTATTTTATCTTATCCGCAAAATTATATAACACCTGCTGGCACCTCCTCTGTGGTATCCTACCAAGTTCACCATCCCCATTTTCTCAATGTGAGCTACGGACCCCGGTGCAGACCTTCCCCTCTGCCGGTCTGGATGCATGGCCGAAAACGGTCACAAACTTCAGTATTAATATCAGATTGTAAAACTGGACACGTTGGTGTTACAACTTCAGGATCTGTGGTTGGATCAAAACTCGATAATGATCAAAACACATGTCAGGATCTTTAG
- the tbx3b gene encoding uncharacterized protein tbx3b isoform X1, giving the protein MAYHHFIPASPSDFTTGPMLGQQPRFFPVEYGKQQFENVIHNSIRLSLKESASPAHLTVETRDPDQAPEDDPVVQLEGKDLWGQFHKSGTEMVITKSGRRMFPPFKVRCSGFDRKARYILLMDIVAADDYRYKFHNSRWMVAGKADPEMPKRMYIHPDSPATGEQWMSKSVTFHKLKLTNNISDKHGFTILNSMHKYQPRFHIVRANDILKLPYSTFKTYVFPETEFIAVTAYQNEKITQLKIDNNPFAKGFRDTGNGRREKRKQTLHQRCEEVEAKKANVSTDYLNSSDYLIQEANVVTSTSTDMNESNITGYGDEKDINGDTKSISQDDQNSREISTTVQDPKDESKEEEMQNIKNTEVNSNEKHGEVDAELSDKRNAEQHKFAVDVTNASQKGPIARHHYVPTPGLIHSLRVPPHFLSNVCQFNYVGTVPLLASEATGPWLPRRLNGEEGQGYISAASSSQQGFIGRPDLPPGFQQHRTTSQGVLVSAHGSILSYPQNYITPAGTSSVVSYQVHHPHFLNVSYGPRCRPSPLPVWMHGRKRSQTSVLISDCKTGHVGVTTSGSVVGSKLDNDQNTCQDL; this is encoded by the exons ATGGCTTATCACCACTTTATACCGGCCAGTCCATCAGACTTCACAACTGGTCCCATGCTTGGACAGCAGCCTCGTTTTTTTCCGGTTGAATACGGGAAACAGCAGTTTGAGAACGTGATTCATAATTCCATTCGTTTGTCACTTAAAGAATCCGCGTCTCCTGCGCACCTGACTGTGGAGACGAGAGATCCCGACCAGGCACCTGAAGATGACCCCGTGGTGCAGCTGGAAGGCAAGGACCTGTGGGGGCAGTTTCACAAAAGCGGCACGGAGATGGTCATAACAAAGTCTGGAAG GCGAATGTTTCCTCCATTTAAAGTGCGCTGCAGCGGCTTTGACAGGAAGGCGAGGTACATCCTGCTAATGGATATAGTTGCGGCTGACGACTACAGATACAAGTTTCATAACTCCCGATGGATGGTGGCTGGAAAGGCCGACCCAGAAATGCCAAAACGAATGTACATCCATCCAGACAGCCCTGCTACTGGGGAACAGTGGATGTCCAAATCTGTGACCTTTCATAAACTGAAACTGACGAACAACATATCCGACAAACATGGATTT accattttaaactcCATGCACAAATATCAACCAAGGTTTCATATAGTTCGAGCAAACGACATCCTTAAACTTCCTTACAGTACTTTTAAAACTTATGTGTTTCCCGAGACAGAATTCATCGCTGTGACCGCATACCAAAACGAGAag ataACTCAGCTGAAAATCGATAATAATCCGTTTGCAAAGGGATTCCGTGATACTGGAAATGGAAGACGTGAAAAAAG gaAGCAGACATTGCATCAAAGATGTGAAGAAGTGGAAGCGAAAAAAGCCAATGTGTCCACAGACTACCTAAATTCATCCGATTATTTAATTCAAGAAGCAAATGTTGTAACATCAACCTCAACAG ATATGAATGAGAGTAACATTACTGGATATGGGGATGAGAAAGATATAAATGGAGATACAAAGTCAATTTCCCAAGATGACCAAAATTCCAGAGAAATTTCTACAACAGTGCAAGATCCAAAGGATGAATCAAAGGAGGAAGAgatgcaaaatattaaaaacacagaagTCAACAGCAATGAGAAACATGGTGAGGTGGATGCTGAACTCTCGGATAAAAGAAATGCAGAGCAGCACAAGTTTGCAGTGGATGTGACTAATGCTTCTCAGAAGGGTCCGATTGCTCGGCACCATTACGTGCCCACACCTGGCCTAATTCATTCTTTGCGTGTTCCACCACATTTTTTGTCAAATGTATGCCAGTTTAATTATGTTGGGACTGTACCACTTTTGGCATCTGAAGCAACTGGTCCATGGTTACCAAGAAGGTTAAATGGAGAGGAGGGTCAAGGTTACATATCTGCTGCTTCATCCTCACAACAAGGATTCATTGGTAGGCCAGATTTACCACCTGGCTTCCAGCAACACAGGACAACCTCTCAG GGTGTGCTTGTCTCAGCACATGGGAGTATTTTATCTTATCCGCAAAATTATATAACACCTGCTGGCACCTCCTCTGTGGTATCCTACCAAGTTCACCATCCCCATTTTCTCAATGTGAGCTACGGACCCCGGTGCAGACCTTCCCCTCTGCCGGTCTGGATGCATGGCCGAAAACGGTCACAAACTTCAGTATTAATATCAGATTGTAAAACTGGACACGTTGGTGTTACAACTTCAGGATCTGTGGTTGGATCAAAACTCGATAATGATCAAAACACATGTCAGGATCTTTAG